The proteins below are encoded in one region of Syngnathus acus chromosome 2, fSynAcu1.2, whole genome shotgun sequence:
- the LOC119115835 gene encoding PRA1 family protein 3-like, whose protein sequence is MAAKMELAPLRLWDDFYPGTERFAKPDFTNLAKWNNRVISNLMYYQTNYFAAAVVIFLIVGFLNPLGMFLGGTVVTLVFMGCVWAGENQGIIKNFKKKNPTLFVICVMVASYFVLSLCGGVMVFIFGITFPLLLILIHASLRLRNVKNRLENKMEGVGIKKTPMGIIMDLLDQQEEKVNKIQDYIESKMKQ, encoded by the exons TCTATCCCGGAACGGAGCGCTTCGCCAAGCCGGATTTCACAAATCTGGCAAAATGGAACAACAGAGTTATCAGCAATTTAATGTACTACCAGACGAACTACTTCGCCGCGGCCGTGGTGATTTTCCTCATTGTTGG GTTCCTGAACCCACTCGGCATGTTTCTCGGAGGAACCGTCGTGACTTTGGTATTCATGGGTTGCGTGTGGGCCGGGGAGAATCAAGGCATCATCAAGAACTTCAAGAAAAAGAACCCCACCTTGTTTGTCATCTGCGTCATGGTCGCCAGTTACTTCGTGCTGTCGCTGTGCGGTGGTGTCATGGTCTTCATCTTTGGCATCACCTTCCCTCTGCTGT TAATACTCATCCATGCCTCCCTGAGACTGCGGAACGTGAAGAACAGGCTGGAGAATAAGATGGAAGGTGTTGGGATAAAGAAGACTCCCATGGGCATCATCATGGATCTCTTGGATCAGCAGGAGGAGAAAGTTAACAAAATCCAGGATTATattgaaagcaaaatgaaacagTGA